ATGACTAGCATCATCAGCATCTGTAAATTTAAATATTAAATCTCCACCATCAACTCTTCCTGCATAAGTTGTAACATTACTTTCAACATCTTCTGGAGCGTCTGGTTGATACTTGTACATTACATCACTTGTATCAAAGTTATTGTAAGTATTTCCACCTGCTACAGTTTTATATGAACTTGGAACAGCTTCATTTCTTGTTGTAGCTAAGTAAGCATCAAATTGAACAGGATCTTGATTTGCATAAACAAGTCTTGTAGCACCTTCTATTTTATTATTATATGCTTTAATCATACCACCATCTTCACCTGAGAATGAACCTTCTGGATCTTCAAATATGTCTGTTCCTTGAAGTGAGCTTAGCATTGGATGTTCACAATTTCTAAAGTAGTTAGCTTCTACAAAAGCTGAAGCTCCTTTTGTTACACCTACTCCATATTTTGAATTTCCATCAAAATAGTTGTTGTAAACGTGAACTGATCCAACTCTTATACGAGGATGTCTAGAATCGGAGTGATCAAACCAGTTATGATGATATGATACATAATAGTTTTGTGTATCTTTCATACCGCAAAGTGATGATTTACCTGAATCATGGAAATGATTATATGAAACTGTAACAAAATTTGAACTTTGCTTTATATCACAAGATCCATCTCCCTTTACTTGGTCAGCATCATGACCAGGTGCTCCATAGAAAAGATCGTTATTATGAACCCAAATATTTTCATTATCAGTGTCAAGTGATATTGCATCATCACCAAATAACATAACTCCTACATTTCTAAGCTCTAGGTTACGTGCATCACGAATTAAGAATCCCCAACCATAAGCGGTAGCATCTTTTCCTACTCCTTCAAAAGTAAGATTATAGCAACCTTTTAATTGTATATATGTGTGATCGTTAAGTCCTGTAATATCCGATGCTTTAACCTCTCCTACCATACGAATAATAAAATGTGATTTATCGTATCCTTTTTGGCGTGCTGCTAAAATATTTACAAGACCTGTACAACTAGTTACAGTTCCTTTTGCATTTGTTACAACATTAGCTGTTACAGTGTTTACATTACCAGCTGTAATATATAAAATTTTTGCATCTTGTGGCACTGTACCATCATCATTATATCCACCAGAACCTGTTTTCATTGTTGAAGCAGAAGAGAATGCGAAACCTTCTCTTTTATTTGCTTTTACATTTAATGTTTGCGTAATTGCTTGTTCTCCTGTAACTTCACTTCCATTTACGACAGGAGCTACCTTTACTATATAATTTCCAGCAGCCAAACCTAATACATCCGCTCTAAAAACTGTTGGATATTGTCTTATTAATTGATCGTCTATTTTTTGATAACTAGAATCTGGTGCACCTGCTGATTTATAATAAACATTGTATGATGTAGCACCTTGAACCGGACTCCATTCAACATTTGCAGATTCTAATGAACCTTCACTCTCTGTTATATTTACTGCAGCTGTGGCATTGACTTTTACTGATGAAGCAACAGTATGATTTTTGCTTTTGCTGTAGTTTTTTGCTGCATTAGCACTAAAAGTAGCACTTACAGCCATTGATGATGCTAAAACAGCCACTAATAATCTTTTTGAAAATCTTCTTCCCATTTTTATATCCCCTTTTCACTTTTTGTATTTACACTAAACCGCAATATCTTATTTTGTGTAAAAGAACCTCTTTACTTACTTATGTTTAACGTTAACAATTTCATTATTACAAAAAATATAAATATTGTCAATATATAATTATGCAATTTAAAAATCGACCTATTTTATGTAAATTCATCATAATATTTCTAATTAATTATAATAATTATGCAAAATAAAGTCGTCATTTTTTATTATTAAAATTGAAATAGTATATCTATACTTATATATACGCCTATTTTAGAAGCATATTAGTTATAGCCTTAACATTTATCTTAATATGATAATATTTAATCTATTATCGCTATATTAATAAGTCATATATCATTATAAAAAAGTAAGAAAATGCGCTAACATATGTATAATAAAAGATCGGGTTATAGCAAAATTATTTTGCTGTAACCCGACCTTTTATTATATAATTAACCATTTTCCTATAACTCAAGCTCTAAAAGCACATACCTATATTTTGATTGAATTTTCTTCTTAACATAACTTTCTGTTACTTTACCTTCTCTTATAAAAGCTCCAATGGCTGTAGCTCTTCTTTTCTTTAGTTTTTCAACTACTGGTTTAATCATAGCATTACCTAAACCTAAATGTCCCCTTTGGACACCAACATAAAGCATTACATAATTCTTACTTTTTCTTTTATTCAAAAATACTCTAAACAAAGTAATTAAATTAATTTTCCCATATAAAAAATTTTTATAGTCTGGAAGGCATATAAAAAATCCAACCGTCTCCTTTTTAAAACAAACTAATTTAACCATTGAAAAGTCAAGAATATACTTATAACTTTTAAATAAACTCACAAAATCCTCTTCTTTTAGAGGCTTAAATATAGGGAAATCACTATACAAATTAGTTATAAGTCTGTATATTTCATGAATGACTTTATCATAATCTTCTTTTTTAGGACTAGTTATTTTATACCCCTTATTTATAAAATTCTCGTATCTTTTTTCAATTTTTTCATCTTGAAAGTTCTTAGGCGTGAATTTTTCATACATGTTAGATACGTAATTTTCGCATATTTTATATTTGTTTTGTAAAAATAAATCCAAATAGTAATTCTTATTGTACGGTTCCGATACATAGGGCCTTTTTTCAAATTTATTTACTTTCATTCTATATTTTAACCAAAAGCTTGCATCAACGGGTCCAACAATTTTTTTATAATTATTTTTAATAGTAAAAGCTTTTACTTCTGAGAAAAGTTTTTCAGCACATAAGCTATCCTCAATACATTCAAAAAAACCTATATATGCTGATGAATCACCTTCATAAATAGTAATAACACATCTTGCTGCAACTTCTGAATTTTTATAAACTAAAAACTTATGAAGCACAAAATATTTTGAGAGTATATGCTTTGATAATAATAGCGCTCTTTCCTCACTTTCATTTTGAACCATTTCTTTTTTTGAATAAATAAGCTTTGGCAGCTTTAAAAAGTCATTTATGTATTTATCTTCTTCATTAAACTTAACCACTCTATACATATCAATCACTTATCCTCTCAACTTTTCCTGTACTTCCATTCATTCTAATCTTATCGCCACTTTTTAAAATTTTAGTAATATTGGCAGCTCCAACAATAGACGGTACTTTTAACTCTCTAGAAATAATAGCCGTATGCGAAAGAAGTGATCCTTTTTCAGCTATTATACCCTTTGCCATAGTTAGTAAAAACACCCACCCAGGATCTGTCATTTTAGTAACTAGTATTTTATCCTTTACATCCTTATAAAGCTTAGGATTCTCAATAACTACTACTTCCCCTTCTACTATTCCATTAGAACAAGGTATACCAACTATTTCATTTTTATCAAGCCTTATTTTCACATTATTTATGTTGCTGTGATTTTTATTAAATACAACCTTTGAAAATTCCAATCTTGAATATGCTGGCAGTTTTTCATACATTTCATATTCTTTTTTTCTTTCACAAACAAGCTTCTTAAAATCATATTCTTTTCCCTTTATGTGTTCAAAAACTTCATATGTATGGAGATAAAAAATATCGTCCTTTGCATTTAGCTTATTAGCTTCCACAAAATTTTTCCCTATTGTTAAAAATATACTTCTCACCATTCCATAAACTCTACTTCGATTCAATCTGGAGATTTCCCTATTTTGAATACCTAAAAGAGCTTTCTTACTGAATATTTTAATAAAAAATTTATCTAAAACACTGTATTCTTCAAGTATTTCCTTGGATATATTACTGCAGGATGGTTTGCACAAGTTTTCCCACATATCATTTAATTTATCTTTATGTTCCGTATACTCTAAAATTTTATTTATCAAAAGAATAGGCGAAGATCTGAAAGTTTTACTCTCCAGCTTTAATTCCTCAAGTGATCTATCTCCGTATAAATCAATATACTCCCTTAATTCAACTGAATAATCAGATGCTCTCTTATTTAAATATTCATAAACCATATCATCATTTTTAAGTTTATATAAAGTTTCAACTACATCTTTTCCTTCTACTGCTTTTTTTGAAAGTTCTATAAGCTTTTTAATAGGTTTTAAACTTTCGATGTTACTTACCCCTGAAATATAGTTGTTAATCTCAAGTTCAATATTTTCTATTTTTAACTTTTTCATTCTTCCCTTCAATAAACCCGTAAATACAAATGCATATAAATCATTTAATAAAGTTATATCCCAATTTTTCAAAAGTACTTTTTCTATGTTACCATATAATTCAATCAGACTTTCATTTGTTAATCCATCATTATAATTAATATCAAACTGCTCTTTCACTTTATTAAAATCATAGTTTAGTTTGTCCATTTCTTTTCTTACCCTAAAAGCTTCTACAATAACATTTATGTATATGGACACTCTTCTATAAAACTTAATATCGTTTTTTTCTTTGCTATGAACTTTGTTACTTACTCCCATCATTTCCTGCCATATTGGTATTATCTTTTTACTAAAAGGCAAAAATTTTATTATTGTATACCAGTTACTTATTTTATAGTACATTCTTCCATTTGCACTATCTACCATTTCCTTTAAAACTTCTTCATAGCTTTCAACTAATTTTTCATTCTTAAAGCATCTTAAAGTAAGCCCTCTAAAAACTCCATAGTACGCCCCTCTTATAAATGAAGTAGTTAGTGGTAGTGTTATATTAGGATAGCTTTCAACAATATTGCTATTATCTAGTATTATGGATTTACTAATCATAAGAGTAGTTATTGGTCTAACCTGAAGTATATAGACTATACTATTTTTTATGGCAAACTCTATATCTAAAAGCTTACCAAAAGCCTTCATTATTGTATTAGATATATTCACCATATTCATAAAAACATCATTTTGTAAAATGGGTGAATTTTCTTGATTTTCATAATAATATATTTTATCTGTAGTATTATAATAATATGTGGTTGTAGGTGTTTTATCCTCTACAACCAAATTTCCCGTTCCTTTTCCACATACTAATACCATCTCATTAAGAATTCCTTGTGGATTAGCCGTAAAAATCACTCCAGCTAAATCCGCGGATATCATTTCTTGAATTATTACGTTCATTTTCAAATCATAAATGGAAAGCTTTTTGTCATAGCTATATTTCAAAACATTCTCCGCATACAGCGAGCTCCAGCATCTTACAATACTTTCAAATAAATCTTCCTTTGATACATTAAGAAAGGTTTCAAACTGTCCAGCAAAAGAAAACTCCGTAGAGTCTTCCAATAAAGAAGATGATCTCACTGAAAAAAGTTCTCCAGCTTTAAAATGTTCTTCTATATAATCATATATTTCTTTTTTTATACTTTCCTCTATTTTTATATGTTCAAAAAATCCGATTATCTTTCTCTTAGCATTTTTTATTGATTCTTCATTTTCAAAATTCACATCATCAATAATATTGTTTATTGAAAACCCACTTTCTTTTAAGTGATATTCCATACACTCATAGGATATACAAAAAAAATTCGGCACATTAATATTATTCTTTTTAAGCTTTACTAAATTAGCTGCCTTTGTCCCCATTTGTAGGCACTTATCTTCATCACTACCTAAAATATATTTATTCATACCTTCACCCTACCTAATAAATAGATTAACTATTTCCATGACCAAAACTAAAAGCATTGTAACATATAAATATATTTCTACCCTTTTTCCCAGCTTGAACTTTTTAGGATTTTTTATAAATTCCAAACCATTATAAACTAGCCATAAATATCTGATAGTTAATATTCCAATCATAAGCATAGAAATTAAATAAGCTGAGGTATTTATATAAATTTTATAAACTAATAAATTTGTTGTTATCATTTCACATAATATTACAATAAGTACAAACATAGTTGCTTTTTTATATCCAAATAATATTGAGTAAGTTACATATTGATTTTCATCCTCTGGTGCCTTTATTTTTCTACTTATTTCCCAAGCCAAAGCAGGAAAATATAAAGTTACACAAATCAAAAGTGTTGTTTTTGTAAATACAGGCAAATTATATTTTATGCATGCAAAAGAAATTACATAATAATCTAAAATCAATTCCACTGGATTGTGTGTAATAAGCGCCAATACTAAATTAGGTTGAATATACTTTTTAGCAAAAAACCATAAGGACATTAAAATACCATATATAATAAGTGCTGCAAAATATATTATGTTGTTCATAAATACTAAATTAAGAATTATTATTAGCGCATAATCAATTATTAATAATACCTTTAGGTCCTTTTTAGTTACTCTTCCTGATGGCAAAGCCCTACTAGGAAAATTAATTTTATCTGTTTCATAATCTTTAAATTCATCTGCAATTCTTAAGGCAAGCCAAAAACCAAATACAGTAAATACTCCAACAAACTCTTGAATACCGATAGACTTTGGTACAATATGGTTACTCAATAAGGTAATAAAATATATTTCAAAAAATAAAATCAAACTGAGGCTTCCTCTTAAAAAAGGAGGGTACATTTCCTTCAAATAAATATTTAATCTTTTAATCATTTGCTTCTCCTATCTTTTCACCCATTTTTACTTTCGTTTCAATACCTTCTTTTGAATAGTTTAAAATATCCTCATCAATTTTCACAATATTTTCTTTAAACAATAAAACTATCGTTGAACCTCCAAAACAAAAATATCCCTTTTCTTGTCCTCTTTTAAAGTTCTTAATTGAATGATTTTTTATTTTACCAACTAAAAGAGCTCCTACCTC
The Clostridium felsineum DSM 794 DNA segment above includes these coding regions:
- a CDS encoding pectate lyase family protein, with amino-acid sequence MGRRFSKRLLVAVLASSMAVSATFSANAAKNYSKSKNHTVASSVKVNATAAVNITESEGSLESANVEWSPVQGATSYNVYYKSAGAPDSSYQKIDDQLIRQYPTVFRADVLGLAAGNYIVKVAPVVNGSEVTGEQAITQTLNVKANKREGFAFSSASTMKTGSGGYNDDGTVPQDAKILYITAGNVNTVTANVVTNAKGTVTSCTGLVNILAARQKGYDKSHFIIRMVGEVKASDITGLNDHTYIQLKGCYNLTFEGVGKDATAYGWGFLIRDARNLELRNVGVMLFGDDAISLDTDNENIWVHNNDLFYGAPGHDADQVKGDGSCDIKQSSNFVTVSYNHFHDSGKSSLCGMKDTQNYYVSYHHNWFDHSDSRHPRIRVGSVHVYNNYFDGNSKYGVGVTKGASAFVEANYFRNCEHPMLSSLQGTDIFEDPEGSFSGEDGGMIKAYNNKIEGATRLVYANQDPVQFDAYLATTRNEAVPSSYKTVAGGNTYNNFDTSDVMYKYQPDAPEDVESNVTTYAGRVDGGDLIFKFTDADDASHVINPELQAKIQSYASTLVSDGSSVSK
- a CDS encoding phosphoenolpyruvate synthase, giving the protein MNKYILGSDEDKCLQMGTKAANLVKLKKNNINVPNFFCISYECMEYHLKESGFSINNIIDDVNFENEESIKNAKRKIIGFFEHIKIEESIKKEIYDYIEEHFKAGELFSVRSSSLLEDSTEFSFAGQFETFLNVSKEDLFESIVRCWSSLYAENVLKYSYDKKLSIYDLKMNVIIQEMISADLAGVIFTANPQGILNEMVLVCGKGTGNLVVEDKTPTTTYYYNTTDKIYYYENQENSPILQNDVFMNMVNISNTIMKAFGKLLDIEFAIKNSIVYILQVRPITTLMISKSIILDNSNIVESYPNITLPLTTSFIRGAYYGVFRGLTLRCFKNEKLVESYEEVLKEMVDSANGRMYYKISNWYTIIKFLPFSKKIIPIWQEMMGVSNKVHSKEKNDIKFYRRVSIYINVIVEAFRVRKEMDKLNYDFNKVKEQFDINYNDGLTNESLIELYGNIEKVLLKNWDITLLNDLYAFVFTGLLKGRMKKLKIENIELEINNYISGVSNIESLKPIKKLIELSKKAVEGKDVVETLYKLKNDDMVYEYLNKRASDYSVELREYIDLYGDRSLEELKLESKTFRSSPILLINKILEYTEHKDKLNDMWENLCKPSCSNISKEILEEYSVLDKFFIKIFSKKALLGIQNREISRLNRSRVYGMVRSIFLTIGKNFVEANKLNAKDDIFYLHTYEVFEHIKGKEYDFKKLVCERKKEYEMYEKLPAYSRLEFSKVVFNKNHSNINNVKIRLDKNEIVGIPCSNGIVEGEVVVIENPKLYKDVKDKILVTKMTDPGWVFLLTMAKGIIAEKGSLLSHTAIISRELKVPSIVGAANITKILKSGDKIRMNGSTGKVERISD
- a CDS encoding UbiA family prenyltransferase → MIKRLNIYLKEMYPPFLRGSLSLILFFEIYFITLLSNHIVPKSIGIQEFVGVFTVFGFWLALRIADEFKDYETDKINFPSRALPSGRVTKKDLKVLLIIDYALIIILNLVFMNNIIYFAALIIYGILMSLWFFAKKYIQPNLVLALITHNPVELILDYYVISFACIKYNLPVFTKTTLLICVTLYFPALAWEISRKIKAPEDENQYVTYSILFGYKKATMFVLIVILCEMITTNLLVYKIYINTSAYLISMLMIGILTIRYLWLVYNGLEFIKNPKKFKLGKRVEIYLYVTMLLVLVMEIVNLFIR